The following DNA comes from Kitasatospora sp. NBC_01287.
CGTGCGACCCGGCGGCCGCTTCTACGTCGACATCGCCTCCGACAGCGACGCGGGCGGCGCCGACTCCTGGGAGACGGAGCACCCGCCGATGCTGGTCGGCGAGCACCGGGTCGAGCTGACCGAGCGGATCGCCGTGGACCGGGCGCGCGGCGTGCGGTCCTGGGAGAGCCGGCTGGTGGTCGACGGGACGGCGCACGAGTTCCGCCGCCTCTCGCACAGCATCACCAGCGAGGAGCTGGTCCAGATCCTGCGGGACTGCGGCCTGGTGGACATTCGGCTGACCGAGGTCGCCGGCGAGCACTACGACATCTACACGGCGATCCGCCCCTGAACCGCCGGGGCCCCTACGCCCCCCCTGCTCCGCGACCGGGGCCGGGCCCTGACGGGAATTCCACCCCACCCCACCGAACGACCGGTCAGCGGCCGTTTTCGGAGAATTCAGATTGGCATGCCCATGATAAACGGAACGGACGCCGCCGACCGCTGCCTCGTCCTGGTGCTCCGCAAGGGCTTCACCTCCCTCGGCGACCACCTGCAGACCCTGCTCGACCTGGCCGTGCGGGTGCACCTGGTCACCGTGGAGTCCCCCACCATCGCCGACGACCCGCGCTTCACCTCGGTGGTGCAGTTGCCGGAGAGCGCCTCGCACCGCGAGTTCGTCGACGCCGCCGTCGGGCGGGCCAGGGAGACCGGCGCCGCCGCCGTCTTCACCCTGCTGGAGACGGACATCGAGATCGCCGAGACCGCCAACGCGGAGTTCGGCAACGGCTGGGCCACCCCGGAGGCCGCATTCGTCTGCCGGGACAAGTTCCGCCAGCGCGAGTTCCTGCGCCAGCACGGGATCCCGAGCGTCTGGTACCACCCGGTCACCGACATCGACAAGGCGGTGGAGGTCGCGGCCGAGCGCGGCTTCCCGCTGATCCTCAAGCCCACCCGGGCGGCGGCCAGCGAGTTCGTCGAACTGGTCCAGGACGCCGACCGGTTGCGCGTCGCGCTGGACCGGATCAAGGCAATGATCGACGACAACTACGGCTTCTACTACGAGGGCGAGCCCACCGAGTGGGCGCTGCTGGAGGAGTACCTGCCGGGCCAGGAGGTCACCCTGGACGGCGTGGTGGTCGGCGGGCGGTTCATCCTCGGCGGCGTGCACAACAAGCTGGAGTCCTCGGGCCCGTACTTCCTGGAGGACCTCTACACGCTGCCGTACACCAACCCGGAGCGGGAGGACGAGCTCGCCGACATCGCCGCCCGGATCAACACCGGCCTGGGCACCACCACCTGCATGTTCAACGCGGAGCTGCGCCAGGGCGCGGACGGCGCGTTCCGGGTGGTCGAGTTCTCGATCCGGGTCTCCGGCGGCCACCCGTACCGGCACATCAAGGACGTCTACTCGATCGACCTGCTGCGGATGTTCGTCCGGGCCGCGTGCGGCGAGCCGGTCGACGACATCCTGGCCCAGGAGAACCGGCGCAGCGAGCCGCGGATGACGGTCTGCGCGAAGGTCGTCTACAGCAACGGCACGGTGGTGCGCAACAGCGTCGGCGAGGCCATCCACTCGCCGCACTTCAGGGTCTACTTCGCCACCGCCAAGCCCGGCCGGGTGGTGGCCGCGGGCACCCAGGGCTTCGACGCCACCGGCCTGCTCTCGGTCTGGATGCCGTGGCAGCCCGGCCAGGACCCGTCGGTGGTGCACAACGTCGCCAAGGAGCTGGCCCAGCAGCTGGACATCGACGTCCGCGACGAGGCCGGCCAGAAGTCGGCGCTGGCGTGATCGCGGTGCCGTCCGGTCGCGGCCGGTCCAGTAACGGCCGGTCCGAGGGCGGCCGGTGATGGGCTACGGCGCGCTCCACCGCAACCTGCAGATCCGCATCGTCGTCGGCGCGGTCCAGCGCTTCCTGTACATCATGTTCATGCCCCTGATGGCGGTCTACCTCTCCTCGCGGTTCGGGGTGACCAAGGCGGGCCTGATGATGTTCGCCTCCACCCTGCTGGAGATCACCGGGACCCTGCTGGGCGGGCACCTCTCCGACCGCCACGGGCGGCGGCCGCTGCTGCTGACCGGCGAGAGCGGCGTCGCGGCCGCCTACACGCTGATGGCGCTGGCGGCCGCCGCCTGGTGGGACAGCGCGCTGGTGGTGTACGCGGCGTTCGTGCTCAGCAACGTCGCGGCCAGCCTCGCACTGCCCGCCAACGACGCGATGGTCGTCGACGTGACCACCGTCGAGGTCCGCAAGCTCGTCTACACGATCAACTACTGGGCCATCAACCTGGCCCTGGCCTGCGGTGTGGTGGTCGGCGGGTTCCTGTACACCAAGTACTTCCCGACCATGCTGATCGCCGTCGCCGCCGGCGCCGCCGCGGTCCTCGCGGTGACCTTCCTCTGCATCTCGGAGACCGCGCCGCAGCGCACCGGCGAGCTGCCGAGCGGCGGGTACCTGCGCAACTTCGCGCTCGGCTACCGGCTGGTGCTGACCGACAAGGCGTTCCTGGCGCTGCTCTGCGCGGCGACCCTGCGCCAGGCGCTGGAGGTGCAGATCAACTACTACGTCAACATCCGGGTGAGCGGCACCATGCACGTCCAGCAGCTGTTCCGGCTGGGCAGTTGGCGGGCCGAGGTCAACGGTGTCGAACTGCTCGGCATCCTGCGGGCCGAGAACACCCTGCTGGTGGTCCTGCTCGCCTTCCTGGTGCACCGGATGCTCAAGCGGGTCGGCGACCGGCTGCGGCTCTACCTCGGCGTGGCGCTCTTCACCGGCGGCACCATGGTGCTCGCGGTGGGCGGCTTCGCCTGGCTGCTGATCGCCGCGATGCTGGTGCTCACCGTCGGCGAGCTGCTCAACCTGCCGGTCCAGCAGACCATGCTCGCCGAGCTGGTATCCGACCAGGACCGCACCAAGTACATGGCGATCTTCAACCTCAACGTCAGGGTCGCGCTGCTGCTCGGCTCGCTCGGCATGATCGTCGCCCCGCTGCTGCGGAGTTGGGGCATGGCGGCGCTCTACGGCCTCTTCGGCCTGCTGGTCATCGGCGGGTACCGCCGGGTGCTGAGCATCCGGGCCAAGGCCGCGCCGGCGGCGGAGCCCGTCCCGGTGCCGGGCGGCGCGGGCTGAGCGGCCCGCACCCGGCCGCACCGCCCGTACCCCAGCACCACACCTGCCCCGCGGCCCCCCGCGACCCCCGGCGACCCCTCTCGACGACCCACGGAGTGACACGATGCCCGTTCCCGACGCCGACCCGCCGCAGCCCAGAGCTGGCGACGACAGCCTGGCGGTCCGACTCGCCCAGGGCGCCGGCGACCTCCTGCTGCGGACCCGCGCGCAGAGCACCCTGACCGGCCGGGCCCTGGGCGCCGCCGGCGACGCCGCCGCGCACCACTGGATCGCCGGGGTGCTGCGCGAGCAGCGCCCGGCCGACGCGCTGCTCTCCGAGGAGGGCGCCGCCGACCCGGCCCGGGTGGCGCAGCGCCGGGTCTGGGTGGTCGACCCGCTGGACGGCACCAGGGAGTACTCCGAGGGGCGCGACGACTGGGCGGTGCACATCTGCCTGGTGGTGGACGGCGTCCCCGCCGCTTCCGCGGTCTGCCTGCCCGCCTCCGGCGCCACCTACGCCAGCGCCACCTACGCCGGAGCCGCGCCGCCCGCCCTGCCGGCCCGCCGACCCGGCGTGCCGCGGATCCTGGTGAGCCGCAGCCGGCCCCCGGAGGTGGCTGTCCGGGTGGCCCGGCAACTCGGCGCCGAGCTCGTCCCGATGGGCTCCGCCGGGGCCAAGACCATGGCCGTGCTGCGCGGCGAGGCCGACGCCTACCTGCACGCGGGCGGCCAGTTCGAGTGGGACTCGGCCGCCCCGGTCGGCGTCGCCCTCGCCGCCGGCCTGCACGCCTCGCGCCTGACCGGCGAGCCGCTGCGCTACAACCAGCCCGACCCCTACCTGCCCGATCTGGTGGTCTGCCGACCGAAGTTGGCCGCCCGGCTGCTCGCGGCGATCACGCAGGAGACGCGGTTATCCGACAAGGGAGGCCATTAGATGCGCTCGCTGTCGTACCTGGAACGGCTCGAGTCGGAGAGCATCCACATCATCCGGGAGGCGGTCGCCGAGAGCGAACGCCCGGTCCTGCTCTACTCGATCGGCAAGGACAGCTCGGTCCTGCTGCACCTGACCATGAAGGCCTTCTACCCGGCCAGGCCGCCACTGCCGCTGCTGCACGTCGACACCACCTGGAAGTTCCGGGAGATGATCGACTTCCGCGACCGGACGGCCGCCGAGCTGGGGCTCGACCTGATCGTCCACCAGAACCCCGAGGCGCGCGCCAAGGGCATCAACCCCTTCGACCACGGCGCCTCCCAGCACACCGACCTGTGGAAGACCCAGGGGCTGCGGCAGGCGCTGGACGCCCACCGGTTCGACGTCGCGCTCGGCGGGGCCCGCCGGGACGAGGAGAAGTCCCGGGCCAAGGAGCGGGTCTTCTCGATGCGCTCCGCGCAGCACCAGTGGGATCCCCGGCGCCAGCGCCCCGAGTTGTGGCACCTCTACAACGCCAGGCGCTCCGGCGGCGAGTCGGTGCGGGTCTTCCCGCTCTCCAACTGGACCGAGCTGGACGTCTGGCACTACATCTACCTGGAGAAGATCCCGATCGTCCCGCTCTACCTGGCCGCCCGGCGCCCGGTGGTGGAGCGCGACGGGATGCTGCTGATGGTCGACGACGAGCGCTTCCGGCTCGCCCCCGGCGAGCGGCCCCAGCAGCGGCAGGTGCGCTTCCGCACCCTCGGCTGCTACCCGCTGACCGGCGCGATCGAGAGCACCGCCGACACCGTCCCGGCGATCCTGCGCGAGGTGATGACGGCCCGCACCTCCGAACGGCAGGGGCGGGCGATCGACCACGACACCGCGGGCGCCATGGAGCGCAAGAAGCAGGAGGGCTACTTCTGATGACGCCGGACCTCACCGCGGACGTCGAGGAGTACCTGCTCGCCCAGCGGGACGTCGGCCAGCTGCGCTTCCTGACCTGCGGCAGCGTGGACGACGGCAAGAGCACCCTGATCGGCCGGCTGCTGCACGAGGCGGGGCTGGTGCTGGAGGACCAGAGCGCCGCGCTGGCGGCCGACTCGCTGCGCTCGGGCACCACGGACGGCGAGCCCGACCTGGCCCTGCTGGTGGACGGGCTGCTGGCCGAGCGCGAGCAGGGCATCACCATCGACGTCGCATACCGCTACTTCGCCACCGCGCGGCGGCGCTTCGTGGTCGCCGACACTCCGGGCCACGAGCAGTACACCCGCAACATGGTCACCGGCGCCTCCACCGCGGACGTCGCGGTGATCCTGGTGGACGCCGCCAAGGGCCTGCTCACGCAGACCCGCCGGCACAGCTTCCTGGTGCACCTGCTGGGCATCGAGCAGGTGGTCCTCGCGGTCAACAAGCTGGACGCGGTGGACTACTCGCGCGAGGTCTTCGAGCGGATCAGCGCGGAGTACCGCGCCTTCGCCGCGGGCCTGGGGCTGACCGGGGTGACCTGCATCCCGCTCTCGGCGCTGCGCGGCGACAACGTCACCGCGCCCAGCCCGCACACCCCCTGGTACTCCGGGCCCTCGCTGCTGGAGCACCTGGAGACGATGCCGCTGCCCGGTACCGCCGCCGACCCGAGGGCCTTCCGGCTCCCGGTGCAGCGGGCCAGCCGGCCGAGCGCGGACTTCCGCGGCTACGCGGGCCAGGTGGCCGGCGGCAGCGTCCGCCCCGGCGACCGGGTGCGGGTGCTGCCCTCGGGGCAGGAGGCGCGGATCGCCCGGATCGTCACCTGGGACGGCGACCTGGACGAGGCGGTGGCCGGCCAG
Coding sequences within:
- a CDS encoding acetyl-CoA carboxylase biotin carboxylase subunit family protein, translating into MPMINGTDAADRCLVLVLRKGFTSLGDHLQTLLDLAVRVHLVTVESPTIADDPRFTSVVQLPESASHREFVDAAVGRARETGAAAVFTLLETDIEIAETANAEFGNGWATPEAAFVCRDKFRQREFLRQHGIPSVWYHPVTDIDKAVEVAAERGFPLILKPTRAAASEFVELVQDADRLRVALDRIKAMIDDNYGFYYEGEPTEWALLEEYLPGQEVTLDGVVVGGRFILGGVHNKLESSGPYFLEDLYTLPYTNPEREDELADIAARINTGLGTTTCMFNAELRQGADGAFRVVEFSIRVSGGHPYRHIKDVYSIDLLRMFVRAACGEPVDDILAQENRRSEPRMTVCAKVVYSNGTVVRNSVGEAIHSPHFRVYFATAKPGRVVAAGTQGFDATGLLSVWMPWQPGQDPSVVHNVAKELAQQLDIDVRDEAGQKSALA
- a CDS encoding MFS transporter is translated as MGYGALHRNLQIRIVVGAVQRFLYIMFMPLMAVYLSSRFGVTKAGLMMFASTLLEITGTLLGGHLSDRHGRRPLLLTGESGVAAAYTLMALAAAAWWDSALVVYAAFVLSNVAASLALPANDAMVVDVTTVEVRKLVYTINYWAINLALACGVVVGGFLYTKYFPTMLIAVAAGAAAVLAVTFLCISETAPQRTGELPSGGYLRNFALGYRLVLTDKAFLALLCAATLRQALEVQINYYVNIRVSGTMHVQQLFRLGSWRAEVNGVELLGILRAENTLLVVLLAFLVHRMLKRVGDRLRLYLGVALFTGGTMVLAVGGFAWLLIAAMLVLTVGELLNLPVQQTMLAELVSDQDRTKYMAIFNLNVRVALLLGSLGMIVAPLLRSWGMAALYGLFGLLVIGGYRRVLSIRAKAAPAAEPVPVPGGAG
- a CDS encoding 3'(2'),5'-bisphosphate nucleotidase CysQ, yielding MPVPDADPPQPRAGDDSLAVRLAQGAGDLLLRTRAQSTLTGRALGAAGDAAAHHWIAGVLREQRPADALLSEEGAADPARVAQRRVWVVDPLDGTREYSEGRDDWAVHICLVVDGVPAASAVCLPASGATYASATYAGAAPPALPARRPGVPRILVSRSRPPEVAVRVARQLGAELVPMGSAGAKTMAVLRGEADAYLHAGGQFEWDSAAPVGVALAAGLHASRLTGEPLRYNQPDPYLPDLVVCRPKLAARLLAAITQETRLSDKGGH
- the cysD gene encoding sulfate adenylyltransferase subunit CysD, with amino-acid sequence MRSLSYLERLESESIHIIREAVAESERPVLLYSIGKDSSVLLHLTMKAFYPARPPLPLLHVDTTWKFREMIDFRDRTAAELGLDLIVHQNPEARAKGINPFDHGASQHTDLWKTQGLRQALDAHRFDVALGGARRDEEKSRAKERVFSMRSAQHQWDPRRQRPELWHLYNARRSGGESVRVFPLSNWTELDVWHYIYLEKIPIVPLYLAARRPVVERDGMLLMVDDERFRLAPGERPQQRQVRFRTLGCYPLTGAIESTADTVPAILREVMTARTSERQGRAIDHDTAGAMERKKQEGYF